The DNA sequence CCTTGAATAAGTAAAAAACGGCGGAATAGATAAACTGGCAAAAGGTAAAACCCAAATAAACATCGCACTGCGTCCTGAATCGCTGGGAAAAATAAATATTAATATAATTTCCAATAACTGAACCTTAAGCGCACAATTCACGGCAGAAAATAAACAAGCTGCAGACATACTTAATAAAAATCTGGAAACTCTAAAGCAGAGCCTGAACGACCAAGGCTTCAAGCTAAGCACTGTAAATGTAAGAGTACAGGAACCAAGCCAAAGCGAAGCCAATTTTAACAACACTCAAGGCAATAATGAAGAAAAACTAAGCGGATTTTTCAATAATCCTCATAAAAATGCTGACGGAAAAAATTCTGATATGAAAAATCAAACATCAGATAATATTGAAAACGAAACAGATAACACAAATGAAGAAATCAGCGAGAGGATGATTTCCGAACACGAAGGTGAAGTAGATTATATAGTTTAATTAATAAATATAAGGGGAGAGAAGATGTCTTACATAGATACTACAAGCCAATTAGCAACAATGAAGAACGCAACTTCGTCCGCTAATTACGAAAAAAACAAAGATAAGGTGGGTAACTCATCAATGGATCAGGACACGTTCCTTCAATTAATGATGACTCAATTACAATACCAAGACCCGCTATCACCGATGGGCAATACGGAATTTCTGGCACAACAGGCTCAATTTACACAAATAAGCGAACTTCAAAAGTTAAACAGCAACTTTGTCGGATACAACAGCATGCTTCTCGCCACTAACCAAATTACTCAGGCAAGTTCAATGATAGGAAAAGAAGTAGAAGCAATAGACCCTGATGACAGCAATAAAACAATGACAGGTATTGTCGAAGAAGTGAAATTCAGCGCCGACGGCATAACTTTGTTAATTAACGGCAAAGAAGTTTCTTCTGATTTGGTAACCTCAATCAAAAGCGACGGCACAAAAGCCGGTACGGGTGATTCATCAGAAAACAACAGTACAACGAGTACAGATGCAACAAGTTTTGCAGATAGTTTCATTGATTCAATATTAAACAATCCAAAGCTCAAATCAGCCTTTAATACAGCGTTGGATACATTAGTCGAGAAATTTTTATAGAAATATACAAAGGGGAGAAATAATTTATGTCACAAGCGTTATTTTCAGCAATTTCAGGAATGACTACTTCACAATCAAAAATTGACGTAGTAGCCGACAACATTGCAAACATGAACACTGTAGGCTTTAAAGCATCTAATTTAAACTTTAAAAATCTTTACTCCAGAATGTTATCATCAGGAAGCAGCCCTACATCAAACGCAGGGGGAACAAACCCCATGCAGGTAGGATTGGGAGTAGCAATAGGAAGTATTACACGCGATTTTACAGCAGGAACAGTACAATCAACGGGACGTTCCCAGGACCTTAATATACAAGGGATAGGATTTTTCACTATCAGAAATTCCAACGGAAGTATAGGCTTAACACGTGACGGGAATTTCACGCTTGATTCAGAAGGCTATCTTGTAACCGCAAACGGAAATAAAATATACGGAACAAATAAAGCTCTGAACAATATTTCAAGCAATGAATTTGTAAGAGTTCCTCCCTCATTAAATATGGTAGCATCAGGCAAAGACCTGACATCAGGCAGTGCCGGAAACTTGGACTCTTTGAATAATGCAAGTATTACTCAGGGGAAATTCACCTTTAACGTATATGACGGAACAAGTCTGTTAAGCACAATAAATATAGATACAACTTCGCCTATACAAGCAGTTTCTCTGAAAGATATTCAAGACCGTATAAATGCTGCAATAGCTGCAGACCCGGCTTTAAGCGACGGAACGGATCAAACGGTAAGCGCAAAAGTTAATACCGACGGTACATTTTCCATAAGCATAGGCGCAGCGGGAAGTTTAGTAACGCCAACTAAAATAGAGTTTGGCGACAGCACAGATACAAGCAACTTCCTTGTAGAAACAGGCATATCAACCTCAACTTTGGACACAGGTGCATATACGAGCAAGATATTGTCTTATCAGGCAACTATAGCTCCGCCAAATAACAGTGAGGCAACACAATCGAAAACCTCTTACTCTGTAAGTGATACAGGTGCGTTAGAAGCGGTATATTCAAACGGTGATAAAATTACCGTTGAAGATAAAAACGGCAGTATTGTATTGAAATACATCACTTCAAGCGGTATGACCATTGGTAGCGACGATATTACCGTAGTAAATAATGCAATTAAAGCCGAAAATCTTCAACTGCAATTGGCAACGGTTATGAATGAAGAAGGTTTGATTTCAACAGGCGGGAATATATTTGTAACAGGACCTAATACAGGTAGTATGACTTTTTCTTCAGGCAATACCAACGGCTTTGGCTCAATCGGTTCTGCGGGGTTAGAATCCTCTAATGTTAACCTGTCTATTGAATTTGCCAATATGATTATTGCTCAAAGAGCAATCGACGCTAACAGCAGGGTATTCAGCGCTTCAAGCGAAGTCCTGCAACGACTGGTCAATATGTAAATAAACTATAAAAAATAAGGTCAGATAATCTGACCTTATTTTTTTTGTAACGTTTGCACTATTTCATAAACTTCATTTTTAGATACTTCAAAGATTTCAGAAAGTATCACGCTTATATCTTTTGAGCTAAAGCCTTTTGCAATCAATTTTTTAATATATTTATCAATATCAGAAATACCGGCTTGCAAATCGCAGGAATGAATAATCCCCGTTATCTCACCTTTTAGCGTTGTATTTTTGAGATATTCAATCATTTCGCAGGCAGACAGAGTGTTAATATCCTCAAACATTTTGGTTAATTCTCTGCCGATAGAAACTTTTACATCTCCAAAATTCTTTTTTATAGTTTCTATCGTTGCCAAAATACGATTAGGCGATTCATAAAATACAATATCAAACTCACTCAAATAATCAGATATTTTAACGACTTCGGATTCTTTTTGAGGGAAAAACCCTATAAACGCAAACTTTTTATAGCTTTCAACGGCGCTAAGCAGGGTAGTCACAGCGCTGATACCGCCGACGGGAATAACTTTTATCCCGTTTTGGCGTGCAATTTCAATAAGAATACTGCCGGGGTCTGAGATTAACGGGGTTCCCGCATCAGAAACCAGTGCAATGTTTTTACCGCTGTTGAGCAGGGCTATAAGTTTTTCTGATTGCTGCTTTTCGCTGAATTTATGGTAACTTACGGTTTTAGTCTTTATATCATAATAATTGAGGAGTTTTTGGGTAACTCTTGTATCTTCACAGGCAATTAAATCAGCACTATTAAGAGTCTCAAGCGCCCTCAAAGTAATATCTTTAAGATTACCGACAGGAGTGGCGACTACAAATAAATCGCCTTTACTCAAAAGTAAAACCGCTGTTGTCAGAATTTTTTATAACATCAATAGCCATTTTAGCTCTGAGGTTTTTAATATATTTATAAATATAATCTCTTTTTAAATCCAAAAGTTCCGCAAGCTCTTTTGCATAAACAATTTCGCCCTTTTTGCTGATAAAGTAGTCTAAAACCTTCTCTTCTCTGTCGGTCAAAGGTTTAACAAAAGAAATATTCAGTTTATCATATTTATCCGATATGACAGCCTTTTTATCCGTTGTTTTTTCTTTTTTAGCCGCAGGCTCGGCAGTTTCTTTTGTTTTGAGAGCAGCTTTAGACGGAGCAGGTTCTTTAACCGGCTTGGTTTTTTCAGTTTTAACTTCAGATTCTTTTTTTATCTTTTCCGGTTTTTTAGCGGGTTCTTTTTTGACCGGCATTATTTCTTCATCATTTTCCATATCAAAAGCATCATGTTCCGGCAGTTCAGCAAAATCATCAAATTTAAGCTCATCATTTTTTTTATGTTTAGCTTCTGTTTTAGATAATTTAGGAGTCAGGTCAATTTTTTCAAGTTTAGTCATTGTATTAAATGAAGAAGTTTCTCTGGGGTTATATGTCTGGTACAACATATCAGCCAAATCGTTGGTTTTCTTTTCTTCCTGAATTTTCTTGCCAAGGCGCTGCGCATATTCTTCAAGCGTAATTTTCTCAACCGAACTTCGCCATTTTTTTATTTCTTCTTTTGATAAATATTCGCTCATCTGACTTCTCCAGAGTTCCTGCTCCGCATAATAAGGATACAGGAAAAATCAAATTAGTCAAAGCCTTAATATTTTTGTAATATTACTCAACCGGCATAAGTCTGTTGAACTGTGCATCTATTGCCCTTATTCCGTTTTTGTCAAAATCGATTTTATATAAAATCGATTTGCCGATAGTAATGGCGCCCTGCACTTTGCCTATGCCGAATTTTTCGTGCATAACGACATCACCGTTTTTAAAAGAATATGTATGCTCAATATCAATCTCATCATTCATTTGATTATTTTTCTGCTCTTTTAATTTTTGAGCTATAGCTCTTGCCTGTTCAATACCGTTTATCATATTTTTAAACTCTTTTTTAGTCCCTTTTTCCGTTGTTTTTTTCTTTAATACGGGAGGTTCAAAATTCTTACCAAATCCTCCTGCAGCGGATGTTTCTTTTTTAAAAGGCGGTACAAAGTTTTTTCCGAAAGACGAAGACACAGGATTATCATTGTCATAACCTTGTCTTTTTTGGTTTAGGGATTTTACAGCTTCGCCGAATGTAGAGGGGCGATAAGCAGCGGGCGACGTTTGGGAGATATTCGAATTTACAAGATTATCAGGTATTTCCGATATAAATCTGCTGGGTTCTCCATACCTGTATTCACCCCACATTTGACGTCTTCTTGCGTAAGTAATATAAAGTTTTTCTTCGGCACGGGTTATCCCGACGTACATCAGGCGCCTTTCTTCTTCCATTTCGGAATTATTGTTTAAAGAACGCGAATGAGGAAAAATCCCCTCTTCCAAACCCGATAAAAACACAACCGGATACTCCAAACCTTTAGCAGAGTGTAAAGTCATCAAAGTAACAGCGTCAGATGCTTCATCAATTTCATCTACATCACTAACCAAGGCTACTTGCGCCAAAAATTCGCCAAATTCATTTTCCTGCGCAATTTCTTCAAATTCTCTTGCAACGTTTATAAATTCCTGAATGTTTTCAATTCTGACCTGAGCTTCTTCCGTTCCTTCATCTTCAAGTTCTTTAATGTACAAAGTATCAAGCAAAAGCTCTGATATAAACTCACTCAAAGAAAACTCCTTTTGTTTTTTAACAAGACTCAATACAAGGTTTCTGAACCCTTGCAGATGTTTTTTGGTTGCGGCGGAAAACTCTTCAACATTCTCCAGCTCACCCAAAATACTAAACATACTTGTGGAATTTTTATACGCCAATTCTTCAAGCTTTTTAACCGTAGTGGGACCTATTGAACGTTTTGGAACGTTTATAATACGTTTCAGCCCTTGATTATCAGACAGATTGTAGACCAATCTTAAATAAGCAACAATGTCCTTAATTTCTTTTCTTTCGTAGAACTTCAGCCCTCCTACCATACGGTAAGGAATAGACGAAGACATAAAGGCTTCTTCAATAGCGCGGCTTTGGGCGTTTGTTCTATATAACACGGCAGTGTTTTTCAGTTGCGAAAGCCCGTTGTCTTTGACTTGTCTTGCAATATAATAAGCCTCTTGCGCCTGATCGTCAGCCTCATAGCATTCTATTTTTTTACCCCGCCCTTTTGTAGAATACAAATTCTTTTCTACCCGCTCAAAATTATTCTTTATAATTTTATTCGCGGCTTCTAAAATAGTGCCTACTGAGCGATAATTCTGCTCAAGTTTAATCATTTTGGCTTCGGGAAAATCAGACCTAAAATTCAATAATATCTTATAGTCCGCCCCTCTCCAGCTATATATTGACTGGTCAACATCACCTACCACACACAGCGAAGTTTCGCTTAAATCCAATTCTTCTGCCGGCTTAGCGTTAGTGAAGAGCAATTTTATAAGTTTATATTGCGCAAGGTTCGTATCCTGAAACTCATCCACCAAAATATGCCGGAACTTATTATGATATTTAGTGCGGATTTCCTCATTCTGTTCAAGCAAATTAACCGCCATTAAAAGCAAATCGTCAAAATCAAGCGCATTATTTACGCTAAGCGCTTTTTCATAAAAATCATAAACCTGTGCGACTTTATCTGTTCTGTAATCACGCGCCCTGCAGGCAAATTGGTAAGCATTGAGCATTTTGTTTTTTGCATTGCTGATTTCAATTTGCAAGACTTTCGGCTTATAGATTTTATCATCCATGTTCAAGTGCTTTAATGCAGCTTTTATAACAGCAAGGGACTCGTCCTGGTCATAAATAGTGAAATTTCTGTTCCAGGAAATTCCTTCTTCGTTTTTGTAGCTTTCAATATCCTGCCTTAAAATCCTGCCGCAAATACCATGAAACGTTCCTACCCAAAGATTTCTGACAACTTCTTCGCCAAGATTTTTTTCAAGCCTGTTTTTCATTTCTTTGGCGGCTTTGTTGGTGAACGTAACCCCTAAAACATTGTAAGGCTTTACCCCTGATTCAACCAAATAAGCAATTCTTGTTGTCAAAACCCTTGTTTTGCCGCTTCCTGCACCCGCAAGCACAAGCAATATTCCGTTTGATTTAACTACTGCCTGTTTTTGCTGCTCATTTAACCCTTTTAAAAGCTCTGCCATGTTAACTCTTTTCTATTCCCAAAATTGTGCTATGATAATAAAATCATATACAAAAAACAGATTATTTGGTAAAATCTTAAAGAAACTTATTAATTTGGTAGATACACATAGGAAAGTAAAAATGTCAGACGAAAAAGAAAACACGATTATGGTACCGCTTGACGGCGTTGATAAAGATGATATCCCTGATACAGCTGATGCTTTGGCACATGAACTTGCTACAATTCAGCAGTCTTCAAAAAAAATAGCTATAATCGGAAGCAGAAACCTTCCTATAACACACCAACAGATTATTGAAACAATTTCATGGGCGCTTGCCAATAACGGGAATACTATTATAACCAGCGGAGGTTCAAGCGGAACTAACGCCGCAGCTATAAGAGGCGCTATGAGAGCCAATCCGCAAAACCTTTTGGTTATTTTGCCCCAGACCATAGGTCAGCAACCATCAGACGTACAAGACCAGCTGATAGGCGTTCCGAATATTACAGAACACCCTGACCGTGCAATGATGACTTTGGCTGACGCAAGCAGAATTTGCAACCGTGAAATTATAGACGAATGTCAACAGCTTATATGTTTCTTATCACATACAAGCGGAACGCTGCATAAAGCTGTAGCCTATGCGGAAGAAACCTACAAAATAGTAACAACTTTTTATTTAGATTAATTTTAAAACCTCACATGCCTGCTGTGCGGCAAGTTTTTGTGCTGATTTTTTAGAATTGGCCGTTCCGGTACCGAGTTTTTTACCGTCGAAGATAATATCTACGGTAAAAATTTTGTTGTGCGGAGGACCTTCCTCGTTTACTACAATATACTCCGGCAAAGCGCCGTAAGCAGACTGTAAATATTCCTGCAAAACAGCTTTATGATTGACCATAGAGCGTCCTTCATCAACGAGCGTTATTTCTTCATGAAGCAGGCTGACCAAAAATTCTTCCAGCTGAACTTGCTTTCCGTCTAAGTACAATGCGCCTAAAAGAGCCTCAAAAGCGCAAGCAAGGGTCGAACCCCTGTATCTGCCGTCATTTTTTTCTTCATTGGTACCAAGTTTCAGATAATCAGGCAGGCCTATTTTAAGTGCCAATTTTTCCAGGATTTCATCGCTAACAACAACAGAGCGGATTTTTGTTAATTCACCCTCATTATACGAAGCAAAACGCTTGTATAAATAATCGCTAATGACAAGTTTCAAAACAGCATCGCCGAGAAACTCCAACCTTTCATTAGAAGTAATATAATCACAACCGCTTTCTCTGCAAAAAGAACTATGTGTAAGTGCCGTGTCCAGCAACTCCAAATTATCAAACTCAATAGCGGATTTGACTAAAAATTGTTTAAGCTGTTCGTGCCTGTTAATGTTCATCATCTTACTAAAAATATCGGATAGGCAACAAAGTAATAAAAGTAATAATAAGTCGCAGCTACAGTAAATATGTAACTATCAGCCCTGTCAAGGAAACCGCCATGCCCGGGAAGAATATCGGACGAATCCTTAGTACCCGCATCACGTTTAATCATAGATTCAAATAAATCACCAAATTGAGCGCTGGCTGTAATAATCACACCTGCAAAAAATGACTGCCAAAAACTCAAATTTATAAAATAACCAATCACAAGACATGCAAGGATGGCAAAGAGCGCACCGCCGGCTGCACCCTCAATCGTTTTTTTAGGGCTTACTTCGGGCCAGAGCTTCGTTTTGCCGAAATTTTTACCTATGTAATAAGCAAAAACATCGGTCATTGTTATTCCTATAACCATAAGAAAAACGTAAGCAATAGAATTATCGAAGTTAAAATTATAGAACAATAACTGCCCTGCATCCATATTCCTCAAAAATAAGAAATGGACAGGCAATACACCGCCATAAATAAAGCAAAGCAGAGTTGCCCCTATATCAATGACCCTGGCCTTCGGTCCGCGTTTTAGTATAGCGATAAAAGCGTAAATAGAACAAAAAACAGTTACTATTACAAATAAATCCCACCTGTTAAATAACCCTATTAAGGTATACAAAACACAGCTGATATAGGCAATTTGTTTGTTGGGATGGAGGGCTTTTGCATACATCATATTTGTAAGCTCTTTCATACCAAAAAACATAATAGTTAATAAAAATAAAGCCAAAGCCCAGCTTCCTATAATAATAGAAGCCAATATAACCGCTAAAAATATTGACGCCGTAATTACCCTTTTCACTATACTTTTAATACCTCTTTTTCTTTTTCATCAGATAAATTGTCAATAATCTTAGTAAATTTGTCGGTTAATTTTTGAATTTCATTTTGGGTATCTTTAACTTCGTCCTCTGATAAATTATCGGCTTTTTCAACTTTTTTCAGCTCATCTGTCATGTCGCGTCTGATATTTCTTATAGCAACTTTTGATTCTTCTGCGGTTTTGCGAACCTGCTTGGAGATTTCTTTTCTTCTGTCTTCCGTTAAAGGAGGAAATGTCATTCTTACACAAGTACCGTCACTGTTAGGTGTAATCCCTATATCAGATTTGGCAATGGATTTTTCTATCTCATGTACCAAAGTTTTATCAAAAGGAGAAATCACAAGAGTTTGACCGTCTTGCACGGAAACATTGGCAACTTGTCTTAAAGGGGTAGGTACACCATAATACTCAACGCTGATTTTTTCTAAAATCAAAGGATTGGCTCTGCCGGTTCTGACATTACCGTATTCTCTTTTTAAATTGTTAACGGCTTTTTCCATTTTTTCTTCGCCGTTTATCAGAATTTCTTCAACGCTCATAGTTATTCTCCTACAAAAGTACCTATATTTTCACCTGAAATTATCTTAGTAATACCGTTCTTTAAAGCAAAATCAAATACAATTAACGGGATTTTATTCTCCTTACAAAGAGAAACAGCGGATGTATCCATAATCTTTAAATCTTTTTTTATAAGCTCTTCGTAAGTCAGAGTTTCAAATTTTTTCGCGTCAGGATTAATTCTAGGGTCGGAATCGTATATTCCGTCAACTTTATTCTTTGCCATAAGCATAAGATTAGCGTCAATCTCAGCCGCTCTCAAACCTGCGGCGGTGTCTGTCGTAAAGAACGGATTGCCTGTTCCGGCCGAAAAAATAACCACACGATTTTTTTCCAAATGTCTTATAGCTTTAAACCTCAAATAAGGCTCTGCAATCTCATTCATAGAAATAGCGCTCATAAGCCTGCAGGGAATATCAATGTTGCGCAGCATGGATTGAAGCACAGCCCCGTTCATAACAGTGGCAAGCATTCCCACATAATCGGCAGAAGCCTGAGGCATGCCGAGTTTAGTACAGTTCTGCACCCCGCGGAAAATATTTCCGCCGCCAACAACAATTGCAATCTGAGCGCCTAAATCATGCGCTGATTTAATTTCCTGCGCTACCTCGCTGACCACTTTAGGGTCAATCCCAAAGCCCTGCTCACCCATAAGGGCTTCGCCGCTGATTTTTAATAATACCCTCTTATATTTTAAATTATCGGACATGATAAACTCTTAAAAACTATTATCTTAATATTACAGGAAATCAGGATAAAATAAAAGGGTTTAAAGGAAACTATTATTATATTTCCTTTATCTCATCAACATATCTTGAAAAATCTCGGATTCAATCATCCACTTTTCTTCTTCCACCGTAAAAGCGTGATTTCAAATATCATCGCTGACTATAACATAATTATTTTTTTAACATCGCTAAGCTCACACACAACCAAAATACTCGGACCTGCACCGCTTAGCTCATAGTCCGAAATACCTATTAAAAGTTTCCACTATCTTGACCAATCAAGTTTTCTGGTTTTATATAATTCGCAGAATTGGCTCTAGACCAGTTTACAAATTTTTTTTTGACTGTTGCCGGAGTTCCGGTTACTAATGTATTTTCTTCACTAAATTGTTTGTTTACAAGTGAACACGTACCAACAATTGTATTATTAGGCAAAATTACATTTTTAAGAATATTAGATTTTGCGGCAATCCACACATGATTACCTATTATAATATCTCCGGGATGATTGATAATTTCTTTTGAATTATTGTCATAAATGACATGTGCATCACTTGTCCGCAGTAGTATATCCCAACCGAACATACAATCTTCACCTATAACTATTTTGGTGTTTACCGCATCATAATTTATAAGAAAAACGCCGCCATTAATTGAAAAATTTTTATCTATCAAAATTTTCGATTTTTTTGCATCAAGATTTAAGGTTGTATTTTGGATTAGATAAGAAGAACTGTTTATTTTAACTAGCGTATTGCTCTTACATTTGATTTTAAAGTTCAAGAATCTTGGCATCGGGCTTCCATATATAACAACTTTTGAGCCATTTCCGTCAAAATGGACATCAAGCCCGTTGATTTTAGGATATAGTTTTTTATTTCCATCTCCATCAATTAAATAAAACAGATTGCGCTTTTTAAAATTAATATAATTTTTGACAAATGTTATACGCATAAGTTGTGTGCGGGAAAGAATTTTAATCCAACTTAATTTGGGGTTGTTTGGCAGGAAAGGTTCAATATTTTTAACTTTATAATCTCGTTTTAAACTTCTGATAACAGGATTAGGGTCAAATGTGCCAACTAAAATATAATCTGAATTTTCATTCTTTATAGCATCTGCCGGAATTGCTCTATATTGTACAGAATTCAATTCTATAGTTGTTTCTTTTTTAAAACGTTTATCACTTATTGCAACGATGTTTAGTGTATTTAAATCATAATTTTTTGCAATGGTTTCAAAAAAGCTACCGCATCCGTATACCAAAATCGGTTTATTTTTATATTTTTTATTTAAATAATCGAGCCTTCGTTTAAAAAATTTTTTTTCTAGGTATAACTCTAAATTTTGCATTTTGCTTCCTTTTATTTTTCACAGTGCCATTTTAACACAAATTTTTTTAAATCTTTTGATAACAGACTTGGTTCGGCTAAAGACGAGATAGAGACTGAAGAGTTTAGAGAGGAAAAATAAATTAGTAACTTTAATGGTTATAGGTGTGCTTACTGTTTTAACTATTTCCGATATATTTTATAAATGATAGCTGATAAAAGCACCTTAAGTAGCGGTCAGTATTGTTACTTTAAAAGCATATCCTGAAAAATCTCGGATTCAATCATCCATTTTTCTTCTTCCACCGTAAAAGCGTGATTCCAAAACTTCTCTATAGCATAAGTTTCACGCTCTTCTCTATGAAGAATATGAACAACCACATCGCCGTAATCCAACAAATTCCATCTGTTTTTTGTATCTTTTTCATCACCGCAGGGTTTTCTGTTAAAAAGCTCTTTAACTTTATCTTTTACAAAATCGCTCATCGCTTTAACCTGAGTAGAGGTATCAGCGCTGACTATAACAAAATAATCAGCTAAAACGGACACATTGCTTATGTTTAAAATCGCAATATTATATCCTTTTTTATTATCCAAAGCTCTTGCAATAGTACAAGCAAACTTATATGCGCTTATTTCTTCCATTTACACCCCTTGTTTTATAATAATTTTGCGCCGTTAGGCTCTACATCCACTACCCTTATATCAGTATTAACACTGTAATTACTCCAGGTTTCTTTAATTATTTTTTTAACATCGCCAAGCTCACTATCAGAACACACAACCAAAATACTCGGACCCGCACCGCTTAGCGCACAGCCCAAAACATTATCGACATGTTTTAAATTAGTGATAATTTCATCAAGCCCCGGAACTAATTTCATTCTGTAAGGCTGATGCAGCCTGTCTTTCATTGCAAGTTTCATCAAAGCAGCATCCTTTAAATGTATAGCTTCAACTAACATAGCAGCCCGCCTTGCATTAAAAGCGGCATCAGACAAACTGACTTTTTCGGGCAAGACAGAACGCGAAATAGAAGTAGAAAGCTCATAATCCGGAATACCTATTAAAAGTTTCCACTGTCTTGGCCAATCAAGTTTTCTTGTTGTTACGCTGCCGTCGCTTTCGGCGCTGGATAATACAAAACCTCCTTTAACAGCAGCTGAAATATTATCCGGATGACCTTCAATTTCTGTTGCTATGGACAAAATCGTATCTTCATCGGCAGGCGAACCCAAAAGCTCATTAGTAGCCATCAATCCGCCTACAATAACCGAAGCGGAACTACCCAGTCCTTTTGCCAGCGGGATATTTGACTGGATATTAATTCTCATGGAATGGGGGGTTTGCCCTATATAAGTAAAAAGCAAATCTACCGCCCGATAGACAATATTAGATTTATCCGTAGGAATATGAAATTCACCTATATCAAACTCATCAGAAAACACATTAATTTGTATCCCCGCATTCGGGTCAACCAATTCTTCAATGGTAACAATATTATACATAGGAAGCGCTATCCCAAAACAGTCAAAGCCCGGTCCTATATTTGCAGAAGTTGCAGGGACTTTTACACTTACTTTCATTGTTTCATTATTCCTTATCTATATTTTTAACAAATTCTTCTTCACCTACCACACTCATTACATAAGGTTTAGAAAAATATTTATCAGCCACATGCATTATATCCTGAACAGAAACTGATTGTATTAATTTAACATAATCATCCTTAAATTTGTAAGTTTTGTCAAAGTTTTCCCAATACCCGTTCAAAAATGCCTTATTTTCCGCTGTTTCCTGAGCAAGCATATAACGCCCTATAAGTTTGGTTTTAGTGTCTTCAAGCTCTTTTTGAGTCAAAGGCTTTGTTTTTAAATAGTCAATTTCTTTTAAAAAGTCTGTTTTAACCTCCTGTAAATTAGCAGGGTTTGTGCCTATATACATCATAAAAACCCCTGTGTTATAGCCTGAAGAAAAACTCGATGCCAACTCATAAGCAAGCCCTTTTTCTTCCCTTAAATTTATAAAAAGCTTAGACGTAAAACCCGACCCTAAATAAGTGCTTGCCACCTTCAAAGCAGCGTAGTCTTTTTCGTTTAAAAACCCGTCGGTCAACCAGCCCAAAACAAGCCATGCCCCCTGTGAATCTTTTGCTGTTTTTACGATTTTATTTGATGTCAACGCAGGCGCTTTGATTTTTAATTTACTTTGCTCAACAGGCACAAAATCAGGGTTATGTTTAAAAGA is a window from the Candidatus Gastranaerophilales bacterium genome containing:
- the frr gene encoding ribosome recycling factor: MSVEEILINGEEKMEKAVNNLKREYGNVRTGRANPLILEKISVEYYGVPTPLRQVANVSVQDGQTLVISPFDKTLVHEIEKSIAKSDIGITPNSDGTCVRMTFPPLTEDRRKEISKQVRKTAEESKVAIRNIRRDMTDELKKVEKADNLSEDEVKDTQNEIQKLTDKFTKIIDNLSDEKEKEVLKV
- the pyrH gene encoding UMP kinase, with translation MSDNLKYKRVLLKISGEALMGEQGFGIDPKVVSEVAQEIKSAHDLGAQIAIVVGGGNIFRGVQNCTKLGMPQASADYVGMLATVMNGAVLQSMLRNIDIPCRLMSAISMNEIAEPYLRFKAIRHLEKNRVVIFSAGTGNPFFTTDTAAGLRAAEIDANLMLMAKNKVDGIYDSDPRINPDAKKFETLTYEELIKKDLKIMDTSAVSLCKENKIPLIVFDFALKNGITKIISGENIGTFVGE
- a CDS encoding DNA-processing protein DprA, producing the protein MIIKSYTKNRLFGKILKKLINLVDTHRKVKMSDEKENTIMVPLDGVDKDDIPDTADALAHELATIQQSSKKIAIIGSRNLPITHQQIIETISWALANNGNTIITSGGSSGTNAAAIRGAMRANPQNLLVILPQTIGQQPSDVQDQLIGVPNITEHPDRAMMTLADASRICNREIIDECQQLICFLSHTSGTLHKAVAYAEETYKIVTTFYLD
- the rsfS gene encoding ribosome silencing factor yields the protein MEEISAYKFACTIARALDNKKGYNIAILNISNVSVLADYFVIVSADTSTQVKAMSDFVKDKVKELFNRKPCGDEKDTKNRWNLLDYGDVVVHILHREERETYAIEKFWNHAFTVEEEKWMIESEIFQDMLLK
- the rnc gene encoding ribonuclease III, yielding MMNINRHEQLKQFLVKSAIEFDNLELLDTALTHSSFCRESGCDYITSNERLEFLGDAVLKLVISDYLYKRFASYNEGELTKIRSVVVSDEILEKLALKIGLPDYLKLGTNEEKNDGRYRGSTLACAFEALLGALYLDGKQVQLEEFLVSLLHEEITLVDEGRSMVNHKAVLQEYLQSAYGALPEYIVVNEEGPPHNKIFTVDIIFDGKKLGTGTANSKKSAQKLAAQQACEVLKLI
- a CDS encoding phosphatidate cytidylyltransferase encodes the protein MKRVITASIFLAVILASIIIGSWALALFLLTIMFFGMKELTNMMYAKALHPNKQIAYISCVLYTLIGLFNRWDLFVIVTVFCSIYAFIAILKRGPKARVIDIGATLLCFIYGGVLPVHFLFLRNMDAGQLLFYNFNFDNSIAYVFLMVIGITMTDVFAYYIGKNFGKTKLWPEVSPKKTIEGAAGGALFAILACLVIGYFINLSFWQSFFAGVIITASAQFGDLFESMIKRDAGTKDSSDILPGHGGFLDRADSYIFTVAATYYYFYYFVAYPIFLVR
- a CDS encoding acyltransferase, with product MQNLELYLEKKFFKRRLDYLNKKYKNKPILVYGCGSFFETIAKNYDLNTLNIVAISDKRFKKETTIELNSVQYRAIPADAIKNENSDYILVGTFDPNPVIRSLKRDYKVKNIEPFLPNNPKLSWIKILSRTQLMRITFVKNYINFKKRNLFYLIDGDGNKKLYPKINGLDVHFDGNGSKVVIYGSPMPRFLNFKIKCKSNTLVKINSSSYLIQNTTLNLDAKKSKILIDKNFSINGGVFLINYDAVNTKIVIGEDCMFGWDILLRTSDAHVIYDNNSKEIINHPGDIIIGNHVWIAAKSNILKNVILPNNTIVGTCSLVNKQFSEENTLVTGTPATVKKKFVNWSRANSANYIKPENLIGQDSGNF
- the thrB gene encoding homoserine kinase → MKVSVKVPATSANIGPGFDCFGIALPMYNIVTIEELVDPNAGIQINVFSDEFDIGEFHIPTDKSNIVYRAVDLLFTYIGQTPHSMRINIQSNIPLAKGLGSSASVIVGGLMATNELLGSPADEDTILSIATEIEGHPDNISAAVKGGFVLSSAESDGSVTTRKLDWPRQWKLLIGIPDYELSTSISRSVLPEKVSLSDAAFNARRAAMLVEAIHLKDAALMKLAMKDRLHQPYRMKLVPGLDEIITNLKHVDNVLGCALSGAGPSILVVCSDSELGDVKKIIKETWSNYSVNTDIRVVDVEPNGAKLL